One window of the Candidatus Paceibacterota bacterium genome contains the following:
- a CDS encoding DUF5652 family protein: protein MNQLFFGMHTESSLFFFLFLVLMVWTITWKGLALWKAARGSDKWWFIALLVINTAGILDILYYYFFSKRSRGEKPVEQKTEDGESVT, encoded by the coding sequence ATGAATCAATTATTCTTTGGTATGCACACAGAAAGCTCACTATTCTTTTTTCTGTTTCTCGTCCTTATGGTGTGGACCATCACCTGGAAGGGGCTTGCGTTGTGGAAAGCTGCACGTGGGTCTGATAAATGGTGGTTCATTGCACTCCTTGTCATCAACACTGCCGGAATCTTGGATATTCTCTACTATTACTTCTTCTCAAAGAGAAGCCGAGGAGAGAAGCCGGTTGAGCAGAAAACCGAAGACGGAGAAAGTGTGACGTAA